The following proteins are encoded in a genomic region of Desulfosporosinus youngiae DSM 17734:
- the guaB gene encoding IMP dehydrogenase, translating to MSNRIINEAALTFDDVLIVPAKSEVLPRDVDVSTYLTKKIKLNIPLMSAGMDTVTDSRMAISIAREGGIGIIHKNMSIKQQALEVDKVKRSEHGVITDPIFLNPTDTIMQALKLMERYRISGVPITVEGKLVGILTNRDLRFEKNYDRLIEEVMTKTNLVTAPVGTTLEHAQEILGQHKIEKLPIVDPEGMLKGLITIKDIEKARQYPNSARDESGRLVVGAAVGVTADTLQRAEALVKARVDVLILDTAHGHSRGVIEMVKILKDRFPETQVIAGNVATADATRDLIEAGADGIKVGIGPGSICTTRVVAGIGVPQITAVMDCAEEAEKYGVPVIADGGIKFSGDIVKALAAGAHMVMIGSLFAGTEESPGDLEIYQGRSFKVYRGMGSIGAMKEGSRDRYFQDKDQKLVPEGIEGRVPYKGPVSETIYQMIGGLRAGMGYCGTPDIEALRTQTKFIRITAAGLRESHPHDVTITKEAPNYS from the coding sequence ATGTCCAATCGTATAATCAATGAAGCGGCACTAACGTTTGATGATGTTCTCATTGTTCCGGCAAAATCTGAGGTTCTGCCACGAGATGTGGATGTCAGCACTTATCTGACCAAAAAAATTAAACTTAATATTCCTCTGATGAGTGCTGGTATGGACACAGTGACTGATTCCCGGATGGCAATTTCGATTGCGCGGGAGGGCGGAATAGGGATTATTCATAAAAATATGAGCATAAAGCAACAGGCTTTAGAGGTAGACAAGGTCAAGCGCTCCGAACATGGGGTTATCACTGATCCGATCTTTCTAAATCCAACCGATACTATTATGCAAGCCTTAAAACTAATGGAGCGTTACCGAATCTCAGGCGTTCCGATTACGGTTGAAGGAAAACTGGTTGGCATATTGACCAACAGAGATCTGCGCTTTGAAAAAAACTATGATCGTCTGATTGAGGAAGTTATGACCAAAACCAATTTGGTGACCGCCCCTGTCGGGACGACCCTTGAGCATGCCCAAGAAATATTAGGGCAACATAAGATCGAAAAGTTACCTATTGTTGACCCCGAGGGGATGCTGAAGGGACTTATCACAATTAAAGATATTGAAAAAGCACGACAATATCCGAATTCCGCCAGAGATGAGAGCGGACGGTTAGTGGTCGGTGCTGCTGTAGGCGTGACAGCAGATACCTTACAACGTGCCGAAGCGTTGGTTAAAGCTCGTGTGGATGTTCTTATCCTGGATACCGCCCATGGACACTCCAGAGGAGTTATAGAGATGGTTAAAATTCTTAAAGATCGCTTCCCGGAGACCCAAGTAATTGCAGGTAATGTGGCAACAGCAGATGCCACACGGGATCTGATCGAAGCAGGTGCAGATGGGATTAAGGTAGGCATTGGCCCTGGATCCATTTGTACTACCCGTGTCGTTGCGGGGATTGGAGTTCCTCAAATTACCGCAGTAATGGATTGTGCTGAAGAAGCCGAGAAGTATGGAGTTCCGGTTATCGCGGATGGCGGCATCAAGTTTTCCGGAGATATTGTTAAAGCCTTGGCGGCAGGTGCTCATATGGTGATGATCGGAAGTCTCTTCGCCGGAACAGAAGAGAGTCCTGGAGATTTAGAGATATATCAGGGACGAAGTTTCAAAGTCTACCGGGGGATGGGATCAATCGGCGCCATGAAAGAAGGCAGCCGGGATCGATATTTCCAAGATAAGGATCAGAAACTTGTTCCTGAGGGAATTGAAGGACGGGTTCCATATAAAGGTCCGGTATCTGAGACGATCTACCAAATGATCGGAGGATTACGTGCAGGAATGGGGTATTGCGGAACCCCTGACATCGAAGCCCTTCGAACCCAAACCAAATTCATTCGTATCACAGCAGCAGGACTGAGAGAAAGTCATCCTCATGATGTGACCATAACCAAAGAAGCACCTAATTACAGTTAA
- a CDS encoding regulatory protein RecX, with the protein MVPLTKSKPRKSAKETALDLLSRRALTHYELETRLKDKGYESSEIDEVLATILEWGYLNDQELALRYSESRLKRYPRRRVQRDMQNRGLEPQLIEQALGETYSSDDELEQCQTLAERWWVQENKRWEHRNTADKTKETTPRELWLRQKIARKLIQRGYPSDMVRNVLYSIQQDKNEDN; encoded by the coding sequence ATGGTACCTTTGACGAAATCTAAACCTCGCAAAAGCGCTAAGGAAACTGCGCTTGATTTATTATCCCGCCGGGCACTGACTCATTACGAATTAGAGACACGTCTTAAGGATAAAGGCTATGAAAGCTCGGAAATTGATGAAGTGTTGGCAACGATTCTGGAATGGGGCTATCTAAACGACCAGGAACTGGCTCTTAGGTATTCTGAGAGCCGTCTTAAGCGTTATCCCCGGCGACGGGTTCAACGGGATATGCAAAATAGAGGATTGGAGCCTCAATTAATTGAACAAGCCCTGGGAGAAACCTATTCCAGTGATGATGAGCTGGAGCAATGCCAAACTCTCGCCGAGCGTTGGTGGGTACAAGAGAACAAGCGCTGGGAACATAGAAATACAGCGGATAAGACAAAGGAAACGACTCCCCGTGAACTATGGCTCCGGCAAAAGATTGCCCGGAAGCTTATCCAACGGGGGTATCCCTCAGACATGGTACGGAATGTACTTTATAGTATTCAACAGGATAAAAATGAAGATAATTGA
- a CDS encoding glycerate kinase family protein, whose product MRIVIAPDSFKGCLNALNVAQAMRRGVQRVYPESEIHMIPMADGGEGTVEAILSAVRGAEVKVKVTDPLGRPIEAMYGLIDNGSTAIIEMAAASGLTLLADDEKNPSVTSTYGTGLLIKDALERGVNKILLGIGGSATNDGGAGLAVALGAKLLDSRGKELPPGGAALAQLACIDMSELSPFLSKVRIEVACDVQNPLCGPEGASAVYGPQKGANPEEVQKLDGALKNYGECLSAVAGRNLLELAGGGAAGGLGAGAVGFLGAELRPGSQIVLEVSKAEEKIKGADLVLTGEGRTDFQTAYGKVPVGVAALAQKYDVPVLVVSGSVEGPPNLLSDQGIESCFSISEGPASLEEAFAKAQEQLEREVWRILSVWKLGWKSASKLNRS is encoded by the coding sequence ATGCGGATTGTCATTGCACCCGACTCGTTCAAGGGTTGTCTGAATGCCTTAAACGTTGCCCAAGCTATGCGCAGAGGAGTTCAGCGGGTCTATCCGGAAAGTGAGATCCATATGATCCCGATGGCCGATGGGGGGGAAGGGACTGTAGAAGCTATCCTAAGTGCGGTCCGCGGAGCAGAGGTTAAAGTGAAGGTTACAGATCCGCTTGGCCGTCCAATTGAGGCAATGTATGGTCTTATCGATAATGGTTCGACCGCCATTATTGAAATGGCTGCGGCTTCCGGGCTGACCCTTTTAGCGGATGATGAAAAGAACCCATCCGTAACCTCTACCTATGGAACAGGTTTGCTTATTAAGGATGCCTTAGAACGTGGTGTGAATAAAATTTTGCTCGGTATTGGAGGAAGTGCGACTAATGACGGCGGAGCAGGTCTTGCTGTCGCCTTAGGAGCCAAATTACTGGATTCCCGGGGTAAGGAGTTGCCTCCTGGGGGAGCGGCCCTTGCCCAGCTTGCCTGCATAGATATGTCAGAACTGAGTCCCTTTCTCTCAAAGGTAAGAATTGAAGTAGCTTGTGATGTTCAAAATCCCCTTTGTGGACCGGAAGGTGCCAGCGCTGTTTATGGTCCGCAAAAGGGTGCTAACCCGGAAGAGGTTCAGAAACTGGATGGGGCTTTGAAAAATTATGGGGAATGTCTTAGTGCTGTTGCAGGCAGAAATCTGCTGGAATTAGCAGGAGGCGGCGCTGCCGGAGGACTTGGTGCAGGTGCCGTCGGTTTTTTGGGCGCAGAATTGCGGCCGGGGTCGCAAATCGTCTTAGAAGTATCTAAAGCAGAGGAAAAAATCAAAGGTGCTGATTTAGTATTAACAGGTGAAGGAAGGACCGATTTTCAGACAGCTTACGGAAAAGTACCGGTAGGTGTTGCAGCCTTGGCCCAAAAGTATGATGTCCCGGTGTTGGTTGTATCGGGATCTGTAGAAGGGCCCCCAAATCTTCTCTCAGATCAAGGGATTGAGAGTTGCTTTAGTATTTCCGAAGGGCCTGCTTCTTTAGAAGAAGCCTTTGCCAAAGCTCAAGAACAATTGGAAAGGGAAGTTTGGAGGATCCTCTCGGTCTGGAAACTTGGATGGAAGTCCGCTTCAAAACTGAACCGAAGTTGA
- a CDS encoding dipeptidase, with translation MNNPYIIDGHCDSLIHFVDGERTLQDPSEGGQWDTRRALRAGVSLQFLAAFIETEYKPARSTSRGLQLIEGAQRFIADYSDQVFLVLGKSDLTRIPDRERIGILLSVEGGEILGQNLFMLDKIYQLGVRALGLTWNQRNALADGVGVPQSQNRLTRLGQEVVLRMNELGMLIDVSHLNEAGFWHVLELSKSPIAASHSCAKSLCNHPRNLTDQQLRALAKHKGVVGVNFYPRFLKETGPVTREDVIRHICHIAEVAGVEAVGLGSDFDGISEVPIGLEHVGDYPYLIEDLIKAGFSAKEVEQIVGRNFMRLLTDVLK, from the coding sequence ATGAACAATCCTTACATTATTGACGGTCATTGTGATAGCTTAATCCACTTTGTCGATGGTGAAAGGACCTTGCAAGATCCTTCGGAAGGCGGGCAGTGGGATACACGGCGTGCCTTGAGAGCGGGAGTATCCCTGCAGTTTCTGGCAGCCTTTATTGAGACAGAGTATAAACCGGCAAGGTCAACATCCAGGGGCTTGCAACTAATAGAAGGAGCGCAGCGATTCATTGCGGATTATTCGGATCAAGTCTTTCTCGTACTAGGAAAATCCGACCTTACACGAATACCTGACCGTGAACGTATTGGTATCCTGCTTAGTGTTGAGGGCGGAGAAATCTTAGGGCAAAACCTCTTTATGCTCGATAAAATCTATCAATTAGGAGTAAGGGCTTTAGGCTTAACCTGGAATCAACGGAATGCTTTGGCAGATGGTGTCGGTGTGCCGCAAAGCCAAAACAGGCTGACCAGGCTCGGACAAGAGGTTGTTTTGCGTATGAATGAGCTGGGAATGCTTATCGATGTTTCTCATCTTAATGAAGCCGGGTTTTGGCATGTCTTGGAATTATCAAAGTCCCCAATTGCCGCCAGTCATTCCTGTGCCAAATCCTTATGTAACCATCCCCGGAATTTAACGGATCAACAATTACGTGCTCTGGCGAAGCATAAAGGGGTTGTAGGGGTGAACTTTTATCCGCGGTTTCTTAAAGAAACCGGTCCGGTAACCCGAGAAGATGTGATTCGCCATATTTGTCATATTGCTGAAGTAGCAGGGGTTGAGGCGGTGGGTTTAGGCTCTGACTTTGATGGAATCAGTGAAGTGCCTATAGGGCTGGAGCATGTGGGGGATTATCCCTATCTTATTGAGGACTTGATAAAAGCAGGTTTTTCTGCAAAAGAGGTTGAACAGATTGTGGGGCGTAATTTTATGCGGTTACTCACGGACGTGTTAAAATAG
- a CDS encoding HD domain-containing protein, with product MLYRINQFILAVFPRINPSEKNWALGYLSPEAKELFLQQSLPEQRHAINVAKSILETNPPISLEDLQNLITAALLHDCGKSLVSIRLWQRVYIVLMQKTPQSLRSRLEKGRSVFAFSLRIDVQHALWGESLAKKAGLNSAVCLLIREHHTPSTYLGRILEQADNMH from the coding sequence ATGTTGTACCGCATAAATCAATTCATTCTCGCTGTCTTTCCTCGTATTAATCCTTCTGAGAAAAATTGGGCCTTAGGTTATTTATCTCCTGAGGCGAAAGAACTTTTCCTTCAACAATCCCTGCCGGAGCAACGGCACGCTATTAACGTGGCTAAGAGTATACTTGAAACAAACCCTCCCATATCCTTAGAAGATTTACAAAACCTTATTACCGCCGCACTCCTCCATGATTGCGGAAAATCCCTTGTCTCTATCCGTCTCTGGCAAAGGGTCTACATAGTCTTAATGCAAAAAACACCCCAATCTCTGCGCTCCCGCCTTGAAAAAGGACGCTCGGTTTTTGCGTTTTCCTTAAGGATTGATGTTCAACACGCCTTATGGGGGGAATCCTTAGCCAAAAAAGCAGGACTGAATTCGGCCGTTTGCCTCTTAATACGCGAACATCATACTCCCAGTACATATTTAGGCCGTATACTTGAACAAGCAGATAATATGCACTAG
- a CDS encoding P1 family peptidase, with protein MQVRRTPRDLGLWVGQMPAGTNNDITDVPGVRVGHVSLIQGVGPLIPGKGPVRTGVTAILPRTNNLYREPCSAGIEVINGYGKSLGVPYIQETGVLNSPILLTNTLSVNDVANGVITYLLKQNPEIGNDGRTPNIVVLECDDSYLNDIRGRHVKPWDAILALQRAAKGPIEQGNVGAGVGMSSFQMKGGIGSSSRLVKDQSGRNYVLGMLALANFGVLPDFYLVGVPVGKLLTQQPLGYIPGSLILVGITDAPISRWQLKQLARRASLGMARTGSISMTGSGDFCLMVSTYKGNLNNYLSDWDLDEFFRAVVEASAESIWNSMFLAKTMEGRDGHIRTALPIQETLEIVRCWQGGLGY; from the coding sequence ATGCAAGTAAGAAGGACACCGCGGGATTTAGGGCTTTGGGTGGGACAGATGCCGGCCGGCACGAACAATGATATAACGGATGTACCGGGAGTGCGAGTGGGTCATGTATCCCTAATTCAAGGAGTTGGACCGTTAATTCCAGGTAAGGGTCCTGTCAGAACAGGCGTGACTGCGATCTTACCCCGCACGAATAATCTGTATCGTGAGCCATGCAGCGCCGGTATAGAGGTCATAAATGGGTATGGGAAGTCTCTAGGAGTTCCTTACATTCAAGAAACAGGTGTCTTGAATTCTCCAATTTTATTAACCAATACACTTAGCGTGAATGATGTAGCTAATGGAGTTATCACCTATCTATTAAAACAGAATCCGGAAATTGGGAATGATGGGCGAACTCCAAATATTGTTGTTTTGGAGTGTGATGATTCTTATCTAAACGACATACGCGGACGTCATGTCAAACCATGGGATGCCATATTGGCGCTTCAACGTGCTGCTAAAGGTCCGATTGAGCAGGGTAATGTTGGGGCGGGAGTTGGTATGTCCAGTTTTCAAATGAAAGGCGGGATTGGGAGTTCTTCCCGTCTTGTTAAGGATCAGAGTGGGCGTAATTATGTCTTAGGAATGCTTGCTCTTGCGAATTTCGGAGTTTTACCTGATTTTTATCTAGTGGGTGTTCCGGTAGGAAAATTGTTAACTCAGCAGCCCTTAGGGTATATTCCAGGTTCATTAATTCTCGTAGGAATTACGGATGCTCCCATATCCCGCTGGCAATTAAAACAGCTGGCGCGCAGAGCAAGCTTGGGAATGGCAAGGACTGGTTCAATCTCCATGACAGGAAGCGGGGATTTCTGTCTGATGGTCAGTACTTATAAGGGCAATTTGAATAATTATTTATCGGATTGGGACTTAGATGAATTCTTCAGAGCTGTAGTTGAAGCAAGCGCAGAGAGTATTTGGAACTCAATGTTCTTAGCTAAGACAATGGAAGGGCGGGATGGACATATCCGGACAGCGCTGCCAATCCAGGAAACCTTAGAAATTGTTCGTTGTTGGCAAGGAGGTCTGGGATATTAG
- a CDS encoding TIGR00282 family metallophosphoesterase produces the protein MRILFIGDIVGKPGREAVKRFLNPLQLEHKIDVTIANGENAAAGKGLTKEIADELYNNGIQFLTMGNHVWDNKDIMNFIDRESRIVRPANYPVGAPGQGHGFLRAMGKKIGILNLSGRVFLPSLDDPFSGAIRWINQMKQETPIIIVDFHAEATSEKVALGWFLDGKVSAVIGTHTHIQTADARLLHQGTAYITDVGMTGPRDSVLGVKKEIIINRFLTQLPAKFELANGPIQMNAVVLDIDEDTGKTRQIEAIQRFADT, from the coding sequence TTGCGCATACTTTTTATTGGAGATATTGTCGGAAAGCCTGGAAGAGAAGCAGTAAAACGGTTTTTAAATCCACTTCAACTAGAGCATAAGATCGATGTAACGATTGCAAATGGTGAAAATGCTGCGGCTGGGAAAGGACTAACCAAAGAGATAGCTGATGAACTATATAATAATGGAATTCAATTTTTAACAATGGGAAATCATGTTTGGGACAATAAGGATATAATGAACTTTATTGATCGTGAATCCCGCATCGTACGACCGGCTAATTACCCAGTTGGAGCACCGGGTCAGGGACATGGTTTTTTGCGTGCGATGGGTAAAAAAATCGGTATCCTTAATCTTTCGGGACGTGTATTCTTACCTTCTCTCGATGACCCTTTTAGTGGAGCAATACGCTGGATTAATCAGATGAAACAAGAAACTCCGATTATTATCGTAGATTTTCATGCCGAGGCGACATCGGAAAAGGTTGCCTTGGGTTGGTTTCTCGATGGAAAAGTCAGTGCGGTAATAGGTACACATACTCATATTCAGACAGCGGATGCCCGCTTACTTCACCAGGGTACAGCTTACATCACAGATGTCGGCATGACCGGACCGCGAGACTCTGTCTTAGGAGTTAAGAAAGAAATCATAATCAATCGTTTCTTAACCCAGCTGCCCGCGAAGTTTGAATTAGCAAATGGACCGATACAGATGAATGCTGTCGTTTTAGATATTGATGAAGATACTGGAAAGACCCGGCAAATTGAAGCTATTCAACGATTTGCCGATACTTGA
- a CDS encoding TetR/AcrR family transcriptional regulator — MKELSRRERKKKETRERIFSNAMQLFRRQGFSATSVEQITQKADVGKGTFYNYFPTKEAVITEFSRRTWQDLANKGRQKPSIGTRQRLGTLLQDWADFMTKDREIAWVTVRSREGADYDMSLHYGLLAILTVGQQNGEISREFDPAFLAESLEGMMVQHFIRWFVSGTGDLHQELNHALSVFFDGLSEKTLEA, encoded by the coding sequence GTGAAAGAGTTGTCTCGCAGAGAGCGTAAGAAAAAAGAAACTCGCGAACGGATATTCTCCAATGCTATGCAGCTTTTTCGTAGGCAAGGGTTTTCAGCTACATCTGTTGAACAAATTACGCAGAAGGCCGATGTAGGTAAAGGAACGTTTTATAACTATTTTCCTACAAAAGAAGCCGTGATTACGGAGTTTTCCAGACGAACATGGCAGGATCTTGCCAATAAGGGGCGTCAAAAGCCCAGTATAGGCACACGACAGCGGTTAGGGACCCTTCTTCAAGATTGGGCTGATTTTATGACAAAGGATCGTGAAATTGCCTGGGTCACTGTGCGGAGTCGTGAAGGGGCAGATTATGATATGAGCTTGCATTACGGTTTATTAGCTATCCTAACGGTTGGGCAGCAAAATGGTGAAATCAGCCGTGAGTTTGATCCTGCTTTTCTGGCGGAAAGCTTGGAAGGAATGATGGTGCAGCATTTTATCCGCTGGTTTGTTTCCGGTACGGGAGATTTGCATCAGGAGTTGAACCATGCCCTCTCTGTTTTTTTTGACGGACTCTCTGAAAAGACGTTGGAGGCTTGA
- a CDS encoding PHP domain-containing protein, whose product MAAAGSLFEADLHCHTTASDGLLSPKELICLAAELGLKGIGITDHDTIQGWKEAEEAGADYKIQILKGIELNTDWQGKEIHILGYELDPAAGYLINKLKTIREAREQRMLDIIQRLSAQGIRIGEDEVRQLAQGESIGRPHIAHVLLERGFVGSIQEAFERFIGIGAPAYVPRYRLTTEEGIALIREAHGIPVLAHPGMQRLEGEISTWVKFGLQGIEVSHSEHSSADVARYQALAQQYNLLMTGGSDFHGEVRKPGVELGRWGTSLSVLQKIQELAKFPRDISTSE is encoded by the coding sequence ATGGCTGCAGCAGGCTCTCTATTCGAGGCAGATTTACACTGCCATACAACTGCGTCCGACGGATTACTGTCACCGAAAGAACTTATTTGTTTAGCAGCAGAGTTAGGCTTAAAAGGTATAGGAATCACAGACCATGATACAATACAGGGCTGGAAGGAAGCAGAGGAAGCAGGAGCAGATTATAAGATACAAATACTTAAAGGGATCGAACTTAACACGGATTGGCAGGGAAAAGAAATCCATATCCTTGGCTATGAGCTTGATCCCGCAGCGGGCTATTTGATAAATAAGCTTAAGACCATACGTGAGGCTCGTGAACAACGCATGCTTGATATTATCCAGCGACTGTCTGCCCAAGGAATTCGAATTGGTGAGGATGAAGTCCGGCAGTTAGCACAAGGGGAATCTATTGGTCGTCCGCACATTGCTCACGTATTGCTGGAGCGTGGCTTTGTAGGAAGTATCCAGGAAGCGTTTGAGCGTTTCATAGGTATAGGAGCTCCAGCCTACGTTCCGCGCTACAGATTAACCACAGAAGAGGGAATAGCCTTGATCCGGGAAGCACACGGTATCCCGGTTCTCGCCCACCCCGGAATGCAGCGGCTTGAAGGTGAAATATCGACTTGGGTTAAATTCGGATTGCAGGGAATTGAGGTTTCCCATTCTGAGCACTCATCAGCTGATGTTGCCAGATATCAGGCCCTTGCCCAGCAATATAATTTACTTATGACCGGAGGATCAGATTTTCATGGGGAAGTTCGTAAGCCCGGAGTAGAGCTTGGACGGTGGGGTACGTCCCTTAGCGTTCTGCAGAAAATTCAGGAACTTGCCAAGTTTCCTAGAGATATCTCAACCTCTGAATGA
- the rny gene encoding ribonuclease Y → MMELIITGLISILVGLGIGVSVGWLFRKNTAEKTIGSAEEEAKRIVENAHAAAESKKRESVVAAKEEVMHIRNEVEKETRERRNELQRLERRLLQKEESLDRKIESLERKEENLHRKENEVEQLKEELNQIVGKEQAELERLSGMTSEEAKQLLLKRVEEDVRYESAILIKEIETRAKEEAEKRAKNIIALAIQRCAADHVAETTVSVVALPSDEMKGRIIGREGRNIRTLETMTGIDLIIDDTPEAVILSGFDPIRREVARIALEKLIADGRIHPARIEEMVEKAQKEVDQKIREEGEQATFETGVHGLHPELIRLLGRLKFRTSYGQNVLKHSTEVSHLAGLMAAELGVDIQLAKRAGLLHDIGKAVDHDMEGTHVQIGVDMVRKYKESSDVTHAIEAHHNDVEPKTIVAVLVAAADAVSAARPGARRETLETYIKRLQKLEEIAESFEGVEKCFAIQAGREVRIIVKPDKIDDVLAPRVAREISKRIEEELEYPGQIKVVVIRETRAVDFAK, encoded by the coding sequence ATGATGGAACTTATTATTACCGGATTGATCTCCATTTTAGTGGGATTAGGTATAGGCGTTTCAGTCGGTTGGCTTTTTCGTAAAAATACTGCAGAAAAGACTATCGGATCTGCAGAAGAAGAAGCAAAACGAATTGTTGAAAACGCTCATGCGGCCGCTGAAAGTAAGAAAAGGGAATCTGTGGTGGCGGCTAAAGAAGAAGTCATGCATATTCGCAATGAAGTAGAGAAAGAAACCCGCGAACGACGCAATGAACTTCAACGGTTAGAGCGGCGCCTGCTCCAAAAAGAAGAGAGTTTAGACCGTAAAATCGAGTCATTGGAACGCAAAGAGGAAAATCTGCACCGTAAAGAAAACGAAGTGGAACAGCTAAAAGAAGAATTGAATCAGATCGTTGGCAAGGAACAAGCTGAACTAGAACGTTTATCAGGCATGACATCGGAAGAAGCCAAACAATTGTTACTTAAACGCGTCGAAGAAGACGTTCGCTATGAATCTGCAATTCTGATTAAGGAAATTGAGACTCGTGCCAAGGAAGAAGCTGAGAAAAGGGCAAAGAATATTATTGCCTTAGCGATACAGCGATGCGCAGCGGATCATGTAGCTGAAACGACGGTATCCGTGGTAGCATTGCCAAGCGACGAAATGAAAGGACGGATTATTGGCCGTGAGGGACGCAATATCCGTACCTTAGAAACCATGACAGGGATTGATCTTATCATTGATGATACTCCTGAAGCTGTAATCTTGTCAGGATTTGACCCAATCCGCCGGGAAGTTGCTCGTATTGCCCTTGAAAAACTGATTGCTGATGGCCGCATTCACCCAGCGAGAATAGAAGAGATGGTGGAAAAGGCTCAGAAGGAAGTTGATCAAAAGATTCGTGAGGAAGGGGAACAGGCGACGTTTGAGACGGGTGTGCATGGGTTGCACCCTGAGCTGATACGTTTGCTTGGCCGGTTAAAATTCCGAACAAGTTACGGACAAAATGTCTTGAAGCACTCGACAGAAGTCTCTCATTTAGCCGGATTAATGGCAGCTGAGTTAGGTGTCGATATTCAACTTGCTAAACGCGCTGGTTTGTTGCATGATATCGGTAAGGCAGTGGATCACGATATGGAAGGGACTCATGTGCAAATCGGGGTCGACATGGTAAGAAAGTATAAGGAATCCAGTGATGTTACTCATGCCATTGAAGCACATCATAACGATGTTGAACCCAAAACCATCGTAGCAGTACTTGTGGCTGCTGCAGATGCAGTTTCTGCTGCCAGGCCGGGAGCTCGCAGAGAAACCCTTGAAACCTATATTAAGCGCCTTCAAAAACTCGAAGAGATTGCTGAGAGTTTTGAAGGAGTTGAAAAATGTTTTGCTATTCAAGCCGGGCGGGAAGTTCGCATTATCGTTAAACCCGATAAAATCGACGATGTGCTCGCTCCGCGTGTTGCTCGTGAGATCAGTAAGCGAATAGAAGAAGAACTTGAGTATCCGGGACAAATTAAGGTTGTCGTTATCCGTGAAACTCGGGCAGTTGACTTCGCGAAATAA
- a CDS encoding stage V sporulation protein S, protein MEVLKVSAKSSPNAVAGALAGVLREKGGAELQAIGAGALNQAVKAVAIARGFVAPSGVDLVCIPAFTDVMIEGEERTAIKLIVQSR, encoded by the coding sequence ATGGAAGTATTAAAAGTCTCAGCAAAATCAAGCCCGAATGCGGTTGCAGGTGCTCTTGCGGGAGTACTTCGTGAAAAAGGCGGCGCTGAGCTGCAAGCTATTGGGGCCGGTGCTCTGAATCAAGCTGTAAAGGCTGTTGCTATTGCTCGTGGTTTTGTAGCTCCCAGCGGCGTAGATCTGGTATGCATTCCTGCCTTTACAGACGTAATGATTGAAGGAGAAGAAAGAACAGCCATCAAATTGATAGTCCAGTCACGCTAA